A DNA window from Pueribacillus theae contains the following coding sequences:
- a CDS encoding YwgA family protein encodes MLEDHVRLMMLLKNAGEVAGRKKLQKMVYIAKRLDFPFNERYDFHFYGPYSEELTLKIEELCNLGLVKEVKEKKGGYYQYCYSLTDEGETFLLHYDMNIPLLHPFVEALNGESSRFLELVSTILYFGQLDKQAIKEKVAVVKRKQAYSEDEVEKGFRYIESIKKIAH; translated from the coding sequence ATGTTGGAAGATCATGTGCGACTAATGATGCTGCTAAAAAATGCCGGAGAAGTGGCCGGCCGAAAGAAGCTGCAAAAAATGGTGTACATCGCGAAGCGGTTGGACTTCCCGTTTAATGAGCGCTATGATTTTCATTTTTATGGCCCGTATTCAGAGGAATTGACGCTAAAAATAGAAGAGCTGTGCAATCTTGGGCTTGTGAAGGAAGTGAAAGAGAAAAAGGGCGGCTATTATCAATACTGTTATTCTTTGACGGATGAGGGGGAGACGTTTTTGTTACATTACGATATGAACATCCCTTTGCTCCATCCGTTCGTTGAAGCATTAAATGGTGAAAGCTCTAGATTTCTTGAACTCGTTTCAACGATTCTTTATTTTGGACAACTTGACAAGCAAGCGATTAAAGAGAAGGTTGCAGTCGTTAAGCGGAAACAAGCTTATTCCGAAGATGAGGTAGAGAAAGGCTTCCGCTATATCGAATCGATTAAAAAAATCGCTCATTAA